A section of the Brachyhypopomus gauderio isolate BG-103 chromosome 13, BGAUD_0.2, whole genome shotgun sequence genome encodes:
- the phc1 gene encoding polyhomeotic-like protein 1: MEQGEEQGNSASTNGSTPSGANSRPPQIAQMSLYERQAVQALQALQRQPNAAQYFQHLMLQQQISNAQLHNLAAVQQATLVASRQSSSPSNSVSVATSSAQCTVNLSATSGGGTMTHPRPMGPATSATSSALSQSVLLGGNSAGQGQMYLRVNRSLRAPLTPQLIFMPGGTATAAVAAVTQQQPQQQQQEVLPASPNNQSDSDQVQNLAMRCVSTPRVATVKTEFPDRKDAGSYPLPTQQQTFAPSAPLQPLPSPKLSTYASPSPAPLSSVSIKASGQPPGGTATSAPPPSSSSSSSPSLPLSQLLLSPSGLCQARATPAATVTHILVPTSGVPTSSQGYPVASVAPKPNIPAQTLVVQPLQQSAGHLGAEKASHGTGPVPIQPKTAQSHRLPTQMTPRHPPAILPAPTSGGQGPGPHHPPHVPVQLVGARQGALGNPQALAVAQVRTCCSHQDGAVVSSSAAGVVSMLTAMETGGAGVCLKTAQSALSVMQTNQSTTLSQCETPLVSHATQGQESSAPAPPAGEHVLEQSSSTQTKPVVSSLKRKSESDVTNEMSAEPSAHCCLSLPDSAPPLSPAPSLDTAPEVAFSTPPTLSLPVPLPRGGMQGDRAPVPQAVVKPQVLTHLIEGFVIQEGAEPFPVTGPVKDRVECVPIAVSLAMSENSAPAVLKCEFCESFAPASQFRGSKRFCSKTCAKRYNVSCSHHFRTSRGRSGGDPPPGGALAQDITARRRGPCRTSSEIACAKIAGLHVPVKCRSESSRSESSCEGEEEEDSLSPSSSFSCSRPTHCGPQLDDAAPGSLPLDGEHFLPASPAHWSVEEVCRFISSLQGCEDLAAQFLSQEIDGQALLLLKEEHLMTTMNIKLGPALKICAYINNLRD, from the exons ATGGAGCAAGGAGAGGAACAGGGCAACTCCGCCTCCACCAATGGCAGCACTCCGTCTGGGGCCAACTCCCGCCCCCCTCAAATAGCTCAGATGTCTTTGTATGAAAGACAAGCTGTACAG gccCTGCAGGCTCTCCAGAGACAGCCTAATGCAGCTCAGTACTTCCAACATCTTATGCTGCAGCAGCAGATCAGCAATGCGCAGCTGCACAATCTCGCTGCCGTCCAGCAG GCCACACTTGTTGCCAGTCGCCAGTCCAGTTCCCCTAGCAACAGTGTCTCCGTGGCTACTAGCTCGGCACAGTGTACG GTAAACCTAAGTGCcacctcggggggcgggactaTGACACATCCCCGCCCAATGGGCCCTGCAACATCAGCAACATCGTCAGCTCTTAGCCAATCAGTGTTGCTGGGTGGGAACTCAGCTGGACAAGGACAGATGTACCTGAGG GTGAACCGCTCTCTGAGGGCTCCTCTCACCCCTCAGCTCATCTTCATGCCTGGTGGCACAGCAACAGCTGCCGTGGCAGCAGTTACCCAGCAACAACCCCAGCAGCAGCAACAAGAAGTTCTTCCCGCCTCTCCAAATAACCAATCAGATAGTGACCAG GTGCAGAATCTGGCCATGCGTTGTGTATCTACCCCCCGGGTGGCTACTGTTAAGACAGAGTTTCCTGACAGGAAGGACGCAG ggTCATACCCCCTCCCTACTCAGCAGCAGACATTTGCTCCCTCAGCTCCTCTTCAGCCGCTGCCCAGCCCCAAGCTCTCCACCTACGCTTCCCCGAGCCCCGCACCGCTCAGCTCCGTCAGCATCAAGGCATCCGGCCAGCCACCAGGGGGCACTGCAACATCCgcaccccctccctcctcttcctcctcctcctccccctccctccccctctcccaacTCCTCCTTTCTCCATCAGGTCTGTGCCAGGCAAGGGCCACACCCGCTGCCACCGTGACTCACATCCTGGTCCCGACGTCTGGCGTGCCCACCTCCTCCCAGGGTTACCCTGTGGCCTCGGTCGCACCCAAACCCAACATACCAGCTCAGACGCTGGTGGTGCAGCCACTGCAGCAGTCTGCAGGACACCTGGGGGCGGAGAAGGCTTCACACGGGACGGGGCCGGTGCCCATCCAGCCCAAGACAGCACAGAGTCACCGGCTACCCACACAGATGACCCCCCGGCACCCTCCTGCCATCCTCCCCGCCCCCACCAGTGGGGGCCAGGGCCCTGggccacaccacccaccccacgtCCCAGTCCAGTTAGTGGGAGCCAGGCAGGGGGCGCTGGGAAACCCCCAGGCTCTAGCTGTGGCCCAGGTCCGCACCTGCTGCTCTCACCAGGACGGCGCCGTCGTCAGCAGCTCTGCCGCGGGTGTAGTTTCTATGCTGACTGCCATGGAAACGGGTGGAGCAGGGGTGTGCCTTAAAACTGCCCAAAGTGCCCTGTCTGTGATGCAGACCAATCAGAGCACAACGTTGAGTCAGTGTGAGACTCCCTTAGTCAGCCATGCCACACAGGGGCAGGAAAGCAGTGCTCCAGCACCCCCTGCTGGAGAACACGTGTTGGAGCAGTCTAGTTCAACACAG ACAAAGCCTGTGGTCAGTTCCTTGAAGAGAAAATCTGAATCAGATGTCACCAACGAGATGTCAGCAGAACCTTCTGCCCATTGCTGTCTGTCATTACCAGACTCCGCCCCTCCACTCTCTCCAGCACCTTCTCTGGACACTG CTCCAGAGGTGGCATTCTCCACTCCCcctactctctccctcccagtgCCTCTACCCCGGGGCGGGATGCAGGGAGACCGGGCCCCGGTACCGCAGGCTGTGGTCAAACCACAGGTGCTGACTCACCTCATCGAAGGCTTCGTTATCCAGGAGGGAGCAGAACCTTTCCCT GTGACTGGTCCAGTAAAAGACCGGGTAGAGTGTGTTCCCATTGCTGTATCACTTGCCATGTCTGAGAACAGTGCCCCCGCTG TGTTGAAGTGCGAGTTCTGTGAGAGCTTCGCCCCGGCCAGCCAGTTCCGTGGTTCCAAACGCTTCTGCTCCAAGACTTGTGCTAAGag GTACAACGTGAGCTGCAGCCATCACTTCCGGACCAGCCGGGGTCGCAGTGGGGGAGATCCACCACCAGGGGGTGCTCTAGCACAGGACATTACTGCCAGGCGTAGAGGTCCTTGCAGGACTAGCTCAGAGATTGCCTGCGCTAAAATAGCAGGCCTACACGTTCCAGTAAAG TGCCGCTCAGAGTCCAGCCGTTCGGAGTCCAgctgtgagggggaggaggaggaagactccCTCTCTCCAAGCTCCTCCTTCTCCTGTTCCCGTCCTACCCACTGCGGCCCACAGCTGGATGATGCGGCTCCGGGCAGCCTGCCATTGGATGGGGAACACTTCCTGCCAGCTAGTCCCGCCCACTGGAGTGTGGAGGAAGTGTGTAGGTTCATTTCCTCCCTGCAAG GGTGTGAGGACCTGGCGGCCCAGTTCCTGTCGCAGGAGATCGATGGACAGGCACTACTGCTGCTGAAGGAGGAACACCTGATGACCACCATGAACATCAAGCTGGGTCCTGCCCTCAAGATCTGTGCCTACATCAACAACCTGAGAGACTGA